The proteins below come from a single Triticum aestivum cultivar Chinese Spring chromosome 5D, IWGSC CS RefSeq v2.1, whole genome shotgun sequence genomic window:
- the LOC123123404 gene encoding zerumbone synthase produces MSAAAGGSSSSSTSAPRLEGKVALVTGGASGIGEAIVRLFRQHGAKVCIADVQDEAGQQLRDSLGGDPDVLFVHCDVTVEEDISRAVDATAEKFGTLDIMVNNAGITGDKVTDIRNLDFADVKKVFDINVHGMLLGMKHAARVMIPSKKGSIVSLASVASVIGGMGPHAYTASKHAVVGLTKSVALELGRHGIRVNCVSPYAVPTALSMPHLPQGEQKGDAVRDFLAFVGSEANLKGVDLLPKDVAEAVLYLASDEARYISALNLVVDGGFTSVNGNLKAFED; encoded by the exons ATGTCGGCCGCCGCCGgcggcagctcctcctcctccacatcagcgCCGCG GTTGGAAGGGAAGGTTGCGCTGGTTACCGGCGGCGCCTCCGGTATCGGCGAAGCCATCGTCCGCCTCTTCAGACAGCACGGCGCCAAGGTTTGCATAGCAGATGTCCAGGATGAAGCCGGTCAGCAGCTCCGCGACTCCCTCGGAGGCGACCCCGATGTCCTGTTCGTCCACTGCGACGTCACAGTCGAGGAAGACATAAGCCGGGCCGTCGATGCAACAGCCGAGAAGTTTGGCACCCTCGACATCATGGTCAACAATGCCGGCATTACGGGCGACAAGGTCACCGATATCCGGAACCTCGActttgctgatgtcaagaaggtgTTCGACATCAACGTGCACGGCATGCTGCTGGGCATGAAGCACGCGGCGCGCGTCATGATCCCGAGCAAGAAGGGGTCTATTGTCTCGTTGGCGAGCGTTGCCAGTGTCATCGGAGGGATGGGGCCTCACGCATACACCGCGTCGAAGCACGCAGTGGTGGGTCTCACCAAGAGTGTGGCATTGGAGCTGGGGAGGCATGGCATACGGGTGAACTGCGTGTCGCCGTACGCCGTGCCCACAGCGCTCTCCATGCCGCATTTGCCCCAGGGGGAGCAAAAGGGTGATGCAGTGAGAGACTTCCTGGCCTTTGTTGGCAGTGAGGCAAACCTGAAAGGTGTTGATCTGCTGCCGAAGGATGTCGCCGAGGCGGTGCTCTACCTGGCAAGCGACGAAGCGAGGTACATCAGCGCGCTCAACCTCGTGGTCGACGGTGGATTTACATCTGTGAATGGCAACCTGAAGGCGTTTGAGGACTAG
- the LOC123123403 gene encoding triacylglycerol lipase SDP1: protein MEESGEASIGPFRIGPSTLLGRGAALRVLLLSSLWRLRARARAATSAALWRARGAALPMAASWLHLRNTHGVLLAVVLLGLLLRKLSGARSRLALARRRQLCKSAMRYAGTYEEWVRAAKVLDRMTDQVNESDFYDVELIGSRLDELRRRREEGSLRDVVFCMRGDLVRNLGNMCNPELHKGRLEVPRLIKDFIDEVSTQLKMVCESDTDELLLEEKLAFVQETRHAFGRTALLLSGGASLGSFHVGVVKTLVEHKLLPRIVAGSSVGSIICSIVATRTWPEIESFFIDSLQILKFFDRIGGVFAVTKRVMTYGALHDISQMQRLLRDLTSNLTFQEAYDITGRVLGVTVCSPRKNEPPRCLNYLTSPHVVIWSAVTASCAFPGLFEAQELMAKDRFGHIVPFHAPFATDPEQGPGASKRRWRDGSLEMDLPMMQLKELFNVNHFIVSQTNPHISPLLRMKEIVRAYGGRFAGKLARLAEMEVKYRCNQVLEIGLPLGGLAKLFAQDWEGDVTMVMPATVAQYLKIIQNPTYPELQMAANQGRRCTWEKISAIRANCAIELALDESIAALNHKRRLRRSIERAAASSQGYTDNVRVKTPRRVPSWSCISRENSSGSLSEDHFAAAISSNHQGTIRVDGAPSTSHHVRHRSHDGSESESETIDLNSWTRSGGPLMRTSSADQFINFIQNLEIESEFDGVHTIEGGNAGIFTGPTFPRDPYPTNISRATTPDGPDRCTEVSETESCNSTSNVSIAVSEGDLLQPGRTTNGILLNFVRREDLIARHNGDADVAESSLPQAYVDRTHSESGDAISAASDSSEDNKDVADSDNPSVSHTDFVTPPQPSVDDNEDAKLDFK, encoded by the exons ATGGAGGAGTCCGGGGAGGCGAGCATCGGGCCCTTCAGGATCGGCCCGTCGACGCTCCTCGGCCGTGGCGCCGCGCTCCGCGTGCTCCTGCTCAGCTCGCTCTGGCGCCTGCGGGCCCGGGCGCGCGCCGCGACGAGCGCCGCGCTCTGGCGTGCGCGCGGGGCCGCGCTGCCCATGGCGGCGTCCTGGCTGCACCTCAGGAACACCCACGGCGTCCTCCTCGCGGTCGTGCTCCTCGggctgctcctcaggaagctctccgggGCGCGCTCGCGGCTGGCGCTGGCGCGCCGGCGTCAGCTCTGCAAGAGCGCGATGCGGTACGCGGGGACCTACGAGGAGTGGGTGCGCGCCgccaaggtgctcgacagaatgaccGACCAGGTCAATGAGTCGGACTTCTACGACGTTGAGTTGATCGGGAGCAGGCTCGACGAGCTCCGGCGTCGGAGGGAGGAGGGGTCGCTCCGGGACGTGGTGTTCTGCATGCGCGGCGATCTCGTCAGGAACTTGGGGAACATGTGTAATCCTGAGCTGCACAAAGGCAGGTTGGAG GTGCCTAGGCTAATAAAAGATTTCATTGACGAGGTTTCGACTCAACTGAAAATGGTGTGTGAATCTGATACAGATGAATTACTTTTGGAAGAGAAGCTTGCCTTTGTTCAGGAAACCAGACATGCCTTTGGAAGGACTGCGCTACTCTTAAGTGGGGGTGCTTCACTGGGGTCATTCCATGTAGGTGTAGTGAAAACTTTGGTTGAGCATAAGCTTCTTCCTCGGATAGTGGCAGGATCGAGTGTGGGTTCCATTATATGCTCAATTGTCGCTACCCGGACATGGCCTGAGATTGAGAGCTTCTTCATAGACTCACTACAGATCTTAAAGTTCTTTGATAGGATAGGTGGAGTTTTTGCTGTTACAAAACGGGTTATGACTTATGGTGCACTTCATGACATTAGCCAGATGCAAAGGCTTTTGAGGGATCTCACAAGTAACTTAACATTTCAAGAGGCTTACGACATAACTGGCCGTGTTCTTGGGGTCACTGTTTGCTCTCCTAGAAAGAATGAGCCACCTCGCTGCCTCAACTACCTGACATCACCACATGTTGTCATTTGGAGTGCTGTAACTGCCTCTTGTGCATTCCCGGGCCTCTTTGAAGCTCAGGAGCTGATGGCAAAGGATAGATTTGGCCACATAGTTCCCTTCCATGCTCCCTTTGCCACAGATCCAGAACAAGGTCCTGGAGCATCCAAACGCCGGTGGAGGGACGGAAGTCTGGAGATGGATTTGCCAATGATGCAACTGAAGGAGTTGTTCAATGTAAATCATTTCATTGTGAGCCAAACTAATCCTCACATCTCTCCACTCCTCCGAATGAAGGAGATCGTCAGAGCCTATGGAGGCCGCTTTGCCGGAAAG CTTGCTCGTCTTGCTGAGATGGAGGTGAAGTATCGATGTAATCAAGTTCTGGAAATTGGCCTCCCACTGGGAGGACTTGCAAAGTTGTTTGCTCAGGATTGGGAAGGTGATGTCACCATGGTTATGCCAGCAACAGTAGCTCAG TACTTGAAGATTATACAAAACCCGACATATCCAGAGCTCCAAATGGCTGCCAACCAGGGTCGCAGGTGCACATGGGAGAAGATCTCTGCGATCAGAGCAAACTGTGCAATTGAACTTGCATTGGATGAATCCATAGCAGCCCTCAACCACAAACGAAGGCTAAGAAGAAGCATTGAAAGGGCAGCAGCTTCTTCCCAGGGATATACCGACAATGTTCGAGTCAAAACACCAAGGAGGGTACCATCATGGAGCTGCATAAGTCGAGAGAATTCATCAGGATCTCTCTCAGAAGATCACTTCGCGGCCGCCATTTCATCCAATCACCAAGGTACTATTCGAGTTGATGGTGCACCAAGCACGTCTCATCATGTTCGTCATAGGTCACATGACGGAAGTGAGAGCGAATCAGAGACCATCGACCTAAATTCATGGACCAGGAGTGGCGGGCCCCTGATGAGGACTTCATCAGCTGACCAGTTCATCAACTTTATCCAGAATCTCGAGATTGAGTCCGAGTTTGATGGGGTTCATACAATAGAGGGTGGCAATGCAGGTATTTTCACAGGACCCACATTTCCTAGAGATCCATATCCAACCAACATTTCCAGAGCTACTACACCAGACGGCCCAGATAGATGCACAGAGGTTTCTGAAACAGAGTCATGCAACAGTACTAGCAACGTAAGCATCGCTGTGTCTGAAGGAGATCTGCTGCAACCTGGGAGGACTACCAACGGGATTCTACTTAATTTTGTCAGAAGAGAAGATCTGATTGCTCGGCATAACGGCGATGCTGACGTGGCCGAGAGCTCCTTACCTCAAGCATATGTGGACAGAACACATTCAGAATCGGGTGACGCCATCTCAGCTGCTTCTGACAGCTCTGAAGATAACAAAGATGTGGCTGACTCGGACAATCCCTCGGTTTCTCATACAGATTTTGTAACTCCGCCTCAACCCTCTGTTGACGATAACGAAGATGCTAAGCTAGATTTTAAATAA
- the LOC123125926 gene encoding uncharacterized protein, which yields MGGHFCLLVSFCLVAILFTHAPLAATYQLKSKSDDFTKESLEYIPLDYHDIAPTPVTPITPAPPCIGCHSSTDQEKPPAAQHSQVSEDKSPSHEKEKNKATQKHVSF from the exons ATGGGTGGTCATTTCTGCCTCCTTGTTTCTTTTTGCTTGGTCGCCATTCTTTTCACCCATGCACCGCTAGCGGCTACCTATCAACTTAAATCTAAGTCAG ATGATTTCACAAAAGAATCTTTAGAGTATATCCCGCTTGACTACCATGATATAGCTCCAACTCCCGTCACCCCCATTACACCAGCACCGCCATGCATAGG TTGTCATTCCTCTACGGATCAGGAAAAGCCACCTGCTGCACAACATTCACAAGTCAGTGAAGATAAGTCGCCATCACATGAAAAGGAGAAAAATAAGGCGACACAAAAACATGTGTCATTTTAA